One window from the genome of Paraclostridium sordellii encodes:
- a CDS encoding DsrE family protein, with amino-acid sequence MKIILHVNQLDRWSMALGNIENLLNLDPKITLEMLVHGEAIINYTKEKAIALNIYDKLKLFSNKGVRFTACNNTLKKLDISSDQLCEFIEVVPAGVMELAKKQSEGFYYIKP; translated from the coding sequence ATGAAAATTATATTACATGTCAATCAACTAGATAGATGGAGTATGGCTTTAGGAAATATAGAAAATCTATTAAATTTAGACCCTAAAATAACATTAGAAATGCTAGTACATGGAGAAGCTATAATAAACTATACTAAGGAGAAAGCTATAGCTTTAAATATATATGATAAGTTGAAGTTATTTTCAAATAAAGGGGTTAGATTTACAGCCTGCAATAATACTTTAAAAAAATTAGATATAAGTTCTGATCAACTTTGTGAGTTTATAGAAGTTGTTCCAGCTGGAGTTATGGAACTTGCAAAAAAACAAAGTGAAGGATTTTATTACATAAAACCTTAA
- a CDS encoding L-threonine 3-dehydrogenase, which translates to MKKILVTGALGQIGSELTEKLRNEYGKSNVLATDIRVMENSSVVSDGLFETLDVMDIDAMGKLAKEHNADTIIHLASLLSAVGEQKPQFAWKLNMGGLVNALEVSKETKATLFAPSSIAAFGPNSPKDLTPQDTIQRPNTMYGVTKVAGELLADYYFSKFGVDTRSVRFPGLISYVTPPGGGTTDYAVDIYYEALKNKKYESFIAEGTKMDMMYMPDALQAVVDLLEADSSKLIHRNAFNITAMNFSPEEIASEIKKHIPEFDFGYNVDPVRQSIAESWPNSIDPSCAINEWGFKFEYDLSKMTEDMLKKLCEKGVNKGSLQDA; encoded by the coding sequence ATGAAAAAAATTCTTGTTACAGGTGCTTTAGGTCAAATAGGTTCTGAATTAACTGAAAAACTTAGAAATGAATATGGAAAAAGCAATGTTTTAGCTACAGATATAAGAGTTATGGAAAATAGTTCAGTTGTATCTGATGGCTTATTTGAAACTTTAGATGTTATGGATATAGATGCTATGGGAAAATTGGCCAAGGAACATAATGCAGATACTATAATCCACTTAGCATCTTTACTTTCAGCCGTCGGAGAACAAAAACCTCAGTTTGCTTGGAAATTAAATATGGGAGGATTGGTTAATGCTCTAGAAGTTTCTAAGGAAACTAAAGCAACTTTATTTGCTCCTAGTTCTATAGCAGCTTTTGGCCCTAATTCTCCAAAAGATTTAACTCCACAAGATACAATTCAAAGACCAAATACCATGTATGGTGTAACAAAAGTAGCTGGGGAATTATTAGCTGACTATTATTTCAGTAAATTTGGAGTAGATACAAGAAGTGTTAGGTTCCCTGGACTTATATCTTATGTAACACCTCCAGGTGGTGGAACTACTGACTATGCTGTTGATATATACTATGAAGCTCTTAAAAATAAAAAATATGAGTCTTTCATTGCTGAAGGAACTAAGATGGACATGATGTATATGCCTGATGCTCTACAAGCTGTTGTTGATTTACTTGAAGCTGATAGCTCTAAACTTATACATAGAAATGCATTTAATATAACAGCTATGAATTTTTCTCCTGAGGAAATAGCATCTGAAATAAAAAAACATATACCAGAGTTTGATTTTGGATATAATGTAGATCCAGTTCGTCAATCTATAGCTGAGTCTTGGCCGAATTCTATAGATCCAAGTTGTGCTATAAACGAATGGGGATTTAAGTTTGAATATGATTTAAGTAAAATGACTGAAGATATGCTAAAAAAATTATGTGAAAAAGGTGTTAATAAAGGTAGTTTACAAGACGCTTAA
- a CDS encoding DUF7832 domain-containing protein produces the protein MIIDSMDWHYRDNYPDNLDKLHAATHIGIFLGWIIENNLESEFLKNILKEDIENFKKRKITGRQIFLNKCNRVLDDKFIDKKALEFTLGYYLSSREDYCQYIADYNEVFKDYNLNSSYEVEDIWENYYKMFSMIDKRYNYYKNEINKD, from the coding sequence ATGATAATTGATAGTATGGATTGGCATTATCGAGATAATTATCCAGATAATTTAGATAAATTACATGCAGCTACACATATAGGAATATTTTTAGGATGGATTATAGAAAATAATTTAGAAAGTGAATTTTTAAAAAATATTCTAAAAGAAGATATAGAAAATTTCAAGAAACGTAAAATAACAGGTAGACAAATTTTCTTAAATAAATGTAATAGAGTCTTAGATGATAAATTTATTGATAAAAAAGCTTTAGAATTTACTTTAGGATATTACTTAAGTAGTAGGGAAGATTACTGTCAATATATAGCTGATTATAATGAGGTATTTAAAGATTATAACTTAAATTCTTCATATGAAGTAGAAGATATATGGGAAAATTATTATAAAATGTTTTCTATGATAGATAAAAGATATAATTATTATAAAAATGAGATAAATAAAGATTAA
- a CDS encoding TSUP family transporter → MEILYFLIAIISTIIGSAAGIGGGVIIKPALDALSKYSLPTVNLLSSSTIFIMSIVTVFYQLKKKNKINSKNTIIVAIGSIIGGVIGQKIMTLITSSRININIINNVQSVMLIILLLIVFIYMKNKSNIKTYNINNITLIGLLGLFLGAISAFLGIGGGPMNVAAFTILFSMSANEAARNSIIVIFFSQGSKILSIALTTGFSNYKLEMLPIMLIGGVLGGIIGYRLNKSVSEKNIVKVFNTVLIAIVILNVYNIFK, encoded by the coding sequence ATGGAAATTTTATACTTTTTAATAGCGATTATTTCGACGATAATAGGTTCTGCAGCTGGAATAGGTGGAGGCGTTATAATAAAACCTGCATTAGATGCATTGAGTAAATATTCTTTACCTACAGTAAATCTATTATCATCTTCAACTATATTTATTATGTCTATAGTTACAGTATTTTACCAATTAAAGAAAAAGAATAAAATAAATTCTAAAAATACAATTATAGTAGCTATAGGATCTATTATTGGTGGAGTTATAGGTCAAAAAATAATGACTTTAATAACTTCTTCAAGAATTAATATTAATATTATAAATAATGTACAAAGTGTAATGTTAATAATATTGTTATTGATAGTATTTATTTATATGAAAAATAAAAGTAATATTAAAACTTATAATATAAACAATATAACTTTAATTGGATTGCTAGGATTATTTTTAGGAGCTATATCAGCTTTTCTAGGAATAGGTGGAGGTCCAATGAATGTAGCTGCATTTACAATACTCTTTTCAATGTCAGCAAACGAGGCAGCAAGGAATTCTATAATAGTGATATTTTTCTCACAAGGATCTAAGATATTATCTATAGCATTAACTACAGGATTTTCAAACTATAAGTTAGAAATGTTACCTATAATGCTTATAGGAGGGGTTTTAGGTGGAATTATTGGATATAGATTAAATAAATCTGTTTCAGAAAAAAATATAGTAAAAGTATTTAATACAGTTCTTATAGCTATAGTAATACTAAATGTTTATAATATTTTTAAATAA
- a CDS encoding CGGC domain-containing protein — translation MNIAIMACRKLSNKCSGTGCFNAYNNSQDAFECYKDEKPILKSFFYCSGCKKMIFEDEDWENKINQLKRNDVDVIHIALCAKVECRDYDKHEILLSQEGFKVIHGTHK, via the coding sequence ATGAATATAGCTATTATGGCATGTAGAAAACTTTCGAACAAATGTAGTGGAACGGGGTGTTTTAATGCCTATAATAACTCCCAAGATGCATTTGAATGTTATAAAGATGAAAAACCAATACTTAAAAGTTTTTTCTATTGTAGTGGGTGTAAAAAAATGATATTTGAAGATGAAGATTGGGAAAATAAAATAAATCAACTTAAGAGAAATGATGTAGATGTAATACATATAGCGTTATGTGCTAAAGTTGAATGCAGAGATTATGATAAGCATGAAATACTTTTATCACAAGAAGGATTTAAAGTTATACATGGAACACATAAATAA
- a CDS encoding DUF488 domain-containing protein — MEIFTIGHSNYPYEKFISMIKKYDINCVVDIRETPYSKYNIQYNREAFKESLKKDNIAYIYMGNEFGAKRQTKESYNEEGYADFTKVIKEDIFLKGVERLKKGIEMGYKIVLLAAMQDPIRCHRSIMLGRYLNQNGFNIKYILHEGNLGNQNDIEESLLNKYFIDRNQLSIDTLLGTSKTRDDMIEEGYMLANKEIGYRTEDIGK, encoded by the coding sequence ATGGAGATATTTACAATAGGACATTCGAATTATCCTTATGAAAAGTTTATAAGTATGATAAAAAAATATGATATAAATTGCGTAGTAGATATAAGAGAAACACCTTATTCTAAATATAATATTCAGTATAATAGAGAAGCTTTTAAAGAAAGTCTTAAAAAAGATAATATAGCTTATATATACATGGGAAATGAATTTGGAGCTAAAAGACAAACTAAAGAATCCTATAATGAAGAAGGATATGCAGACTTTACAAAAGTTATAAAAGAGGATATTTTTCTAAAAGGAGTAGAAAGACTTAAAAAAGGGATTGAAATGGGGTATAAAATTGTTTTATTAGCTGCTATGCAAGACCCAATAAGATGTCATCGAAGTATAATGTTAGGAAGATATTTAAATCAAAATGGATTTAATATTAAGTATATATTGCATGAAGGCAATCTAGGAAATCAAAATGATATAGAAGAATCTTTACTTAATAAGTACTTTATAGATAGAAATCAATTGAGTATAGATACCTTATTAGGAACTTCAAAAACTAGAGATGATATGATTGAAGAGGGATATATGTTAGCTAATAAAGAGATTGGTTATAGGACAGAAGATATAGGTAAATAG
- a CDS encoding zinc ribbon domain-containing protein YjdM, with protein MEKLPNCPKCNSEYTYEDGSLLVCPECAYEWSPEDSKEEEVVIKDVNGNVLNDGDAVTVVKDLKVKGSSSSIKIGTKVKSIRLVPDAADGHDIECKIDGFGAMKLKSSVVKKA; from the coding sequence ATGGAAAAATTACCAAATTGCCCAAAATGTAATTCAGAATATACTTATGAAGATGGAAGTCTTTTAGTTTGTCCTGAATGTGCTTATGAGTGGAGTCCAGAAGATTCTAAGGAAGAAGAAGTAGTTATAAAGGATGTAAACGGAAATGTTTTAAATGATGGAGATGCGGTTACAGTAGTAAAAGATCTTAAAGTAAAAGGAAGTTCATCATCTATAAAAATAGGAACAAAAGTAAAAAGTATCCGTTTAGTTCCAGATGCAGCAGATGGACATGATATAGAGTGTAAAATAGACGGATTCGGAGCTATGAAATTAAAATCTAGCGTAGTTAAAAAAGCATAA
- a CDS encoding ATP-binding protein produces the protein MSNENIIGRVIESTPSYINLIIDDNNTLEQNKEVLQIGKFLKVKEGNSNFVIGSIQNIKLSQISDTEVKYIIQLQPIGCINDNNEFFQGGLRLPSPTEEVYLIKDEELKQIFCENEQFSFEFGVLSQNRDIKMYIDGNKFFGKHIGIVGSTGSGKSCTVAKILQDAVGINNNSNIHKLNQKNAHIIIFDIHDEYQKAFRLYDDQDFNLNVLSVDTLKLPYWLMNSEELESIFIESGENNSHNQISQFKNAVIMNKIKHNPDLDESKITYDTPIFFDIIEVYNYIYNINNEVINKKAGEQQLPKLDCGSLIMDRNEYFKNKKNFCPTSTAKDAKASNGPFNGEFERFISRLDTKLNDKRLEFLLKPYKNREAKELYKSNDFEDILKQFLGYIDKSNVTIIDLSGIPFEVLSITISLISRLVFDFTFHYSKLMHSIGKKNDIPFMIVYEEAHNYIPKQGGSEYKASKKSIERIAKEGRKYGLSLMVVSQRPSEVSDTIFSQCNNFAVLRLTNVNDQSYIKHLLPNNTSSIADVLPTLSCGECLIVGDSVPLPSIVKLEKPNPEPESESIAFHCEWKKEWNNIDFTDVINRWRKEDLE, from the coding sequence ATGTCAAATGAAAATATAATAGGAAGAGTTATTGAAAGTACACCAAGTTATATTAATCTAATAATAGATGACAATAATACATTAGAACAGAATAAAGAAGTTTTACAAATAGGCAAGTTTTTAAAAGTAAAAGAAGGGAATAGCAATTTTGTAATAGGTTCAATTCAAAATATTAAGTTATCTCAGATAAGTGATACAGAGGTTAAATATATAATACAATTACAGCCAATAGGATGTATAAATGATAATAATGAATTTTTTCAGGGTGGACTTAGACTACCATCTCCTACTGAAGAAGTGTATTTGATAAAGGATGAAGAATTAAAGCAAATTTTTTGTGAGAATGAACAATTTTCTTTTGAATTTGGGGTATTAAGTCAAAATAGAGATATAAAGATGTATATAGATGGTAATAAATTTTTTGGTAAACATATTGGGATTGTCGGGTCAACAGGTTCTGGGAAATCATGTACAGTAGCTAAAATATTACAGGATGCTGTAGGTATTAATAATAATAGTAATATACATAAATTGAATCAAAAAAATGCACATATTATAATATTTGATATTCATGATGAATACCAAAAGGCATTTAGGTTATATGATGACCAAGATTTTAATCTTAATGTACTTAGTGTAGATACATTAAAATTACCATACTGGTTAATGAATTCAGAAGAATTAGAGTCAATTTTTATAGAAAGTGGAGAAAATAATTCTCATAATCAAATATCTCAGTTTAAGAATGCGGTAATAATGAATAAGATAAAACATAATCCAGATTTAGATGAATCAAAGATAACATATGATACACCTATATTTTTTGATATTATTGAGGTATATAACTACATATATAACATAAATAATGAAGTAATAAATAAAAAAGCAGGAGAACAACAATTACCAAAATTAGATTGTGGATCTCTAATAATGGATAGAAATGAATATTTTAAGAATAAAAAGAATTTTTGTCCTACAAGTACAGCAAAAGACGCAAAAGCATCTAACGGACCATTTAATGGAGAATTTGAAAGATTTATATCTAGGTTAGATACTAAGTTGAATGATAAAAGATTAGAATTTTTACTTAAACCATATAAAAATAGAGAAGCAAAAGAACTATATAAGTCGAATGACTTTGAAGATATTCTAAAACAATTTTTAGGATATATTGATAAATCTAATGTTACTATAATAGATTTAAGTGGGATACCGTTTGAGGTATTAAGTATAACAATTAGTTTAATATCTAGATTGGTATTCGATTTTACATTTCATTATTCAAAACTAATGCATTCTATTGGAAAGAAGAATGATATTCCTTTTATGATTGTATATGAAGAAGCACATAACTATATACCTAAGCAGGGTGGAAGTGAATATAAAGCTTCTAAAAAGTCTATTGAACGTATTGCAAAAGAGGGTAGAAAATATGGTTTAAGCTTAATGGTCGTAAGTCAACGTCCATCTGAAGTATCAGATACAATATTTTCTCAATGTAATAACTTTGCAGTATTGAGATTAACTAATGTAAATGATCAAAGTTATATAAAACATTTACTTCCTAATAATACAAGTTCAATAGCTGACGTACTACCTACTTTATCTTGTGGAGAGTGTTTAATAGTAGGTGATTCTGTTCCATTACCTTCTATAGTTAAGCTAGAGAAGCCAAACCCAGAACCTGAGTCAGAAAGTATAGCATTTCACTGTGAATGGAAAAAAGAATGGAATAATATTGATTTTACAGACGTGATTAATAGATGGAGAAAAGAAGATTTAGAATAA
- a CDS encoding GNAT family N-acetyltransferase, which translates to MKRVIYRNILDSDYEIIKQLIGDAFGFTEFIKDKELLDIVLSGYLQDCILNSSFSNVDQMDDKVIGFILGNAKKDKNRISNYGNPLNFNNNEVDLIISNEENKNLFKEFSKITDTYKELIKKKENTFQGCIQLFVVSGESRGLGVGKNLIKYLFDYMKSMDVKSLYLFTDTRCNYGFYDSQNFNRIDEKEVYFDSIWSSLNIFLYSYNF; encoded by the coding sequence ATGAAGAGGGTAATATATAGGAATATACTTGATTCAGATTATGAAATAATTAAGCAATTGATTGGAGATGCATTCGGCTTTACTGAATTTATTAAAGATAAGGAGTTATTAGATATAGTATTAAGTGGTTATCTTCAAGATTGTATTTTAAATAGTTCATTTAGTAATGTAGATCAAATGGATGATAAGGTAATTGGTTTTATTTTAGGAAATGCTAAAAAGGATAAAAACCGTATAAGTAATTATGGCAATCCTTTAAATTTTAACAACAACGAAGTTGATTTAATTATTTCTAATGAAGAAAATAAAAACTTATTTAAAGAGTTCTCAAAAATTACAGATACTTACAAAGAACTCATCAAGAAAAAAGAAAATACATTCCAAGGTTGTATACAGTTATTTGTCGTATCTGGAGAGTCTAGAGGTCTTGGGGTTGGAAAAAACTTGATTAAGTATTTATTTGATTATATGAAAAGTATGGATGTAAAATCTTTATATTTATTTACAGATACTAGATGTAACTATGGATTTTACGATAGTCAAAATTTTAATAGGATAGATGAAAAAGAGGTATATTTTGATTCTATATGGTCAAGTTTAAACATATTTCTATACAGCTATAATTTTTAA
- a CDS encoding DeoR/GlpR family DNA-binding transcription regulator: MFLEERYEKIIEIIEEKGRVKVKDLSNLFSVTEDCIRKDLKELESRGHLKRVYGGAIAQRNHIEIKKVEERKYINIEAKKSIALNAITLIEDKDVIFLDTSTNNLELAKELNKTNKDITVVTNMIEIVLELKRNKNIKIILIGGEFNKEVEAIVGAAADRYIRKFTYDKAFIGLCGINKETGYISTVNLEDGNTKKTIIECSNRNYLVMENEKFNYDEFYKFATLDEITGIITEGGIVK, from the coding sequence TTGTTTTTAGAAGAACGATATGAAAAGATTATAGAGATAATTGAAGAAAAAGGCAGAGTAAAAGTAAAGGATTTATCCAATCTATTTTCAGTAACTGAAGATTGTATAAGAAAAGATTTAAAGGAGTTGGAAAGTAGAGGTCACTTAAAAAGAGTCTATGGTGGTGCAATAGCTCAAAGAAATCATATTGAAATTAAAAAAGTAGAGGAAAGAAAGTATATAAATATAGAGGCAAAGAAATCAATAGCTTTAAATGCTATAACGCTTATAGAAGATAAAGATGTAATATTTCTAGATACATCAACCAACAACCTTGAACTTGCTAAAGAATTAAATAAAACAAATAAAGATATTACAGTAGTTACAAATATGATAGAAATTGTACTAGAATTAAAAAGGAATAAAAATATAAAAATTATTTTAATAGGTGGCGAATTTAACAAAGAAGTTGAAGCTATAGTAGGAGCTGCAGCTGATAGATATATTAGAAAATTTACTTATGATAAAGCTTTTATAGGTTTATGTGGAATAAATAAAGAAACTGGGTATATAAGTACAGTGAACTTAGAAGATGGTAATACTAAAAAAACGATAATTGAATGTTCAAATAGAAATTATTTAGTTATGGAAAATGAAAAGTTCAATTATGATGAATTTTATAAGTTTGCCACATTAGATGAAATAACAGGTATAATAACTGAAGGTGGTATAGTAAAATAA